In a single window of the Chelonia mydas isolate rCheMyd1 chromosome 8, rCheMyd1.pri.v2, whole genome shotgun sequence genome:
- the SOWAHA gene encoding ankyrin repeat domain-containing protein SOWAHA, which produces MLRPNPSAAKRSPGGWGPRQALRLVASPARLEQRAAPALPPAGASAPRGRHRGRRGPCLGSRRGHTQVRLAYKSQTPPLAVPSPPHGGARLPPQRGAAAQPSGAPSQVRGMAEPEPEPEPSRAALLGFLREHGGQVRSAELRGRFKPLLEAGEPGERAARRERFKALVNSVAVVKELDGAKFVVLRKKLRAQAGGEPGEGAQPPEEPPEGAGQSGAGGQGPPPPRAPEPPPAPLAAAESPSLKPVAELRGLFQSQDGETPGVPPGMAGAPRRGAPQKPCMLPVRCPQPAGGAEELPRQQEQPGDRARLQVGTLLDLPEPASPRSPHMKRRQVDEAGARSPHLRRVSKTQKVSEETGCIAAVPLESLEHEWLVKATAGQWSQRLHGLLLSDANLAGKRDFMSGFTALHWAAKSGNCDMVGKVIEVAKKGGTEIDVNAKSYGGYTPLHIAAIHGQEEVITTLVKTYHVKVHLRDYSGKKPHHYLKEGSSYAVRHLLGDPDLHNSVGHAFPIKKNPKIGASILSSTSTFLGVLSEDMPFYDLSRGLKKTSSLNKLLNASAGSRKKPKTRGTFPSYSSLVEAVEEEQEEEATVKHRPVSELFFSH; this is translated from the coding sequence ATGCTGCGGCCAAACCCTTCCGCTGCCAAGCgcagccctgggggctggggaccGCGCCAAGCCCTGCGGCTGGTGGCCTCTCCTGCGCGGCTTGAACAGCGGGCAGCACCCGCCCTCCCGCCGGCCGGAGCCAGCGCGCCCCGGGGCAGGCACAGGGGGCGCCGCGGGCCCTGCCTGGGAAGCCGCAGGGGTCACACTCAGGTGCGTCTCGCCTACAAATCCCAGACACCTCCGCTCGCGGTCCCTTCGCCACCCCACGGCGGGGCTCGGCTCCCGCCCCAGCGGGGAGCGGCTGCCCAGCCGAGCGGCGCTCCCAGCCAGGTGCGGGGCATGGccgagccggagccggagccggagccgagCCGGGCGGCCCTGCTGGGCTTCCTGCGGGAGCATGGCGGGCAGGTGCGGAGCGCGGAGCTGCGGGGCCGCTTCAAGCCGCTGCTGGAGGCCGGCGAGCCCGGGGAGCGAGCCGCCCGCCGCGAGCGCTTCAAGGCGCTGGTGAACAGCGTGGCCGTGGTGAAGGAGCTGGACGGGGCCAAGTTCGTGGTGCTGCGGAAGAAGCTCcgagcccaggctgggggggagccgggggagggAGCGCAGCCCCCCGAGGAGCCTCCGGAGGGCgcagggcagagcggggcaggCGGGCAGGGGCCGCCTCCGCCCCGCGCCCCCgagccgccccctgccccgctggCAGCCGCGGAGAGCCCGTCCCTGAAGCCTGTGGCCGAGCTGAGGGGGCTGTTCCAGAGCCAGGACGGGGAGACGCCTGGGGTCCCCCCGGGGATGGCCGGGGCCCCCAGGAGAGGGGCCCCCCAGAAGCCCTGCATGTTGCCAGTGCGCTGCCCGCAGCCGGCCGGAGGGGCTGAGGAGCTGccaaggcagcaggagcagcctGGGGACAGAGCCAGGCTGCAGGTGGGGACCCTGCTGGACCTCCCTGAGCCGGCCTCTCCCAGATCCCCGCACATGAAAAGGAGGCAGGTGGATGAGGCGGGTGCCAGGTCGCCCCACCTGCGAAGGGTGTCAAAGACTCAGAAGGTGAGCGAAGAAACCGGGTGCATTGCTGCCGTTCCCCTGGAGTCTCTGGAGCACGAATGGCTGGTGAAAGCCACCGCCGGCCAGTGGTCCCAGCGGCTTCATGGCCTCTTGCTGAGCGATGCCAATCTGGCAGGGAAAAGGGACTTCATGTCTGGGTTTACAGCTCTGCACTGGGCAGCTAAGAGTGGGAACTGTGACATGGTGGGGAAGGTCATTGAGGTGGCCAAGAAAGGTGGCACTGAAATTGATGTGAATGCCAAGTCCTATGGAGGTTACACGCCTCTCCACATCGCTGCCATACATGGCCAAGAAGAAGTCATTACCACATTGGTCAAGACATACCATGTCAAGGTTCATCTGAGAGACTACAGTGGGAAAAAGCCACACCACTACTTAAAGGAAGGGTCCTCTTATGCAGTCAGGCATCTGCTGGGTGATCCTGACCTTCACAACAGTGTTGGACATGCCTTTCCAATcaagaaaaatccaaaaattgGTGCCTCCATCTTGAGCTCCACCAGCACCTTCCTTGGAGTCTTATCTGAGGACATGCCCTTCTATGATCTAAGCAGGGGTCTGAAGAAGACTTCTTCCTTAAATAAGCTCCTTAATGCATCTGCAGGCTCAAGGAAGAAGCCTAAGACTCGGGGGACTTTCCCGTCTTATTCTTCTCTTGTCGAAGCCGTGGaggaagagcaggaggaggaggccacAGTGAAACACAGACCAGTTTCTGAGCTGTTCTTCAGTCACTAG